In Candidatus Cohnella colombiensis, one DNA window encodes the following:
- a CDS encoding CDP-glycerol glycerophosphotransferase family protein, whose product MSKKLKVVLFHTSSSGSNTYFLYHQFPQELRDKYEVRLVSQEELMRDPSINNGNVFITTHGEYPSSPDKVNIELWHGFPLKGMNNMDVESNVSFEAVMKYTTHLNLVASYSGLYNTLYSACMGVNVNQYAITGMPRNDALFYPNSHEQLYKMFPDLRNKKTLFFMPTFRKSALKPDVEGNKNFSNPFGFDDFDLERFTAFLRQNDLSLVLKLHPFEERYFLRQLAEWRLAGIHLITDGLLKQNQLDLYEVLGAADLLITDYSSVYFDYLILDRPILFVPTDLEAYQSNRGMLLQPYEFWSPGAKALNQSELEHAILDAIQDPDAYSSQRKLIRDLTHKYTDNRASERLWSEIDQCIDRHLLEQKEKEENIMIASSIKSTISQKIEQGELKSAKETLQELVNIIKLDAEICSMKAIIELLEGNSKQAIDTLRDGDRKFPDHPDIIYNLAYCHESINDYPSAAHYYRLLLKITTNTELLTTVQERLEFINQQSNEVMS is encoded by the coding sequence ATGTCCAAAAAATTAAAAGTCGTACTCTTCCATACTTCATCATCTGGTTCAAATACCTATTTCTTATATCATCAATTCCCTCAAGAGTTAAGAGATAAATATGAGGTGCGATTGGTCTCGCAAGAGGAATTAATGCGCGACCCATCTATTAACAACGGTAATGTATTCATAACCACTCACGGTGAGTATCCATCTTCTCCTGATAAGGTCAATATCGAGTTATGGCACGGTTTCCCTCTTAAAGGGATGAACAATATGGATGTCGAAAGTAATGTCTCGTTCGAAGCTGTAATGAAGTATACCACCCACCTTAATTTGGTCGCCTCATATTCTGGACTATATAACACATTGTATAGCGCTTGTATGGGAGTTAATGTGAATCAATATGCAATAACTGGAATGCCAAGGAACGATGCCTTATTTTATCCGAACAGTCATGAACAGTTATACAAGATGTTTCCTGATTTGCGAAATAAGAAAACACTATTCTTTATGCCAACATTTCGCAAATCAGCGCTCAAACCTGATGTGGAAGGGAATAAGAATTTTTCTAATCCATTCGGTTTTGACGACTTTGATCTTGAACGTTTTACAGCATTTTTACGACAAAATGATCTGAGTCTCGTATTAAAGCTTCACCCCTTTGAAGAGCGCTACTTCTTAAGACAATTAGCCGAGTGGAGATTAGCCGGCATCCATCTGATTACAGATGGATTATTGAAACAGAACCAGTTGGATTTATATGAAGTGCTTGGTGCTGCAGATTTATTGATTACCGATTACTCTTCCGTTTACTTTGACTATTTGATATTGGACAGACCTATTCTATTTGTTCCAACCGATCTTGAAGCCTATCAGTCCAACCGCGGCATGTTATTACAGCCCTACGAATTCTGGTCACCTGGAGCAAAGGCACTCAATCAATCAGAGCTAGAGCATGCTATACTAGATGCGATCCAAGACCCAGATGCCTATAGCAGCCAACGCAAGCTCATTCGTGATTTAACGCACAAGTATACAGACAATCGAGCCTCAGAAAGGCTATGGTCCGAGATCGACCAATGCATCGATCGACATCTGCTAGAGCAGAAAGAAAAAGAGGAAAACATCATGATCGCCTCTTCTATTAAAAGCACAATCTCACAGAAAATTGAACAAGGTGAGCTTAAGTCCGCTAAGGAAACCTTGCAGGAGCTAGTCAATATCATCAAATTGGATGCCGAGATCTGCTCTATGAAGGCGATTATTGAGCTGCTTGAGGGCAATTCGAAACAAGCGATCGATACTTTGCGTGATGGAGATCGAAAGTTCCCTGATCATCCGGACATCATTTACAATCTCGCTTATTGCCACGAATCAATAAACGATTATCCTTCTGCGGCACATTACTATCGGTTGTTATTGAAAATAACAACGAATACCGAATTGTTAACAACAGTACAAGAAAGACTTGAGTTCATTAATCAACAATCAAATGAGGTGATGTCATGA
- the tagD gene encoding glycerol-3-phosphate cytidylyltransferase: MKKVITYGTFDLLHHGHVLLLQKAKSFGDHLTVALSSDEFNAIKGKTAFFTFEERKLIVEAIKYVDLVIPEHNWEQKTEDVLRLGIDTFVIGDDWTGKFDFLKPHCEVIYLSRTDGISSSQIKNYYRETIN, encoded by the coding sequence ATGAAAAAGGTTATCACTTATGGAACATTTGATCTGCTGCACCACGGACATGTGCTGCTACTTCAGAAAGCAAAGTCGTTCGGTGATCACCTTACCGTGGCATTATCCTCCGACGAATTCAATGCAATCAAAGGTAAAACGGCATTTTTCACTTTTGAAGAACGCAAGCTTATCGTAGAAGCAATCAAATATGTTGACCTCGTCATTCCTGAGCACAACTGGGAGCAAAAAACAGAAGATGTACTGCGCCTAGGTATCGATACCTTTGTTATCGGGGACGATTGGACAGGCAAATTTGATTTTCTCAAGCCACACTGTGAAGTCATCTATCTCAGCCGTACTGATGGCATCTCTTCCAGCCAGATCAAAAATTATTACAGGGAAACGATTAACTAA
- a CDS encoding bifunctional glycosyltransferase family 2 protein/class I SAM-dependent methyltransferase encodes MKLSSKYMRKTSIVILTFNQLDDTKACIDSIRRFTERGTYELIVVDNLSTDGTREWLAEQRDILTIYNDENVGFPKGNNMGINVAAGDSILLLNNSVIVTENWLSLMDECLYSSDRVGAVGPITNSAYSYQDRPVHYSSVDEMLRYARANNISDASKWEPRIKLIGFAMLIKREVIEQIGLMDEQYSPRFCEDSDYSVRILKAGYQLMLCNNVFIHHNPSVSSDISTTTMQEHLTESRNKFRDKWGFSSTSEMDLRPDLRSRITAPKDKAIRVLDVGCACGAALLELKYHYPNAELHGVENNRFAAEIANLFAQIYVGDVEEGTPYTDQYFDYILLGNVLEQIVDPLAVLKELRRLLKPGGELIAGIFNASFYQNVHQLMIGRWTYTDSGHMSKANIRYYTKLEINDLFQQAGFSKIDFTELVPQISDQDVRWIEQASRLTQSNQSHMRVVQYVCQVMKEGSPIKDQSEAFNNLNNEQQTNEALEYIGQLVKEGQIDCSDIIEAISQSKLEDKPHALNQLAVYFYKEDLFLYIIPLLQHALVMTPGHRDSIYNMAFILHKAGGNDQALQYLNLLAQDDDETKQLREEIMSQE; translated from the coding sequence ATGAAATTATCATCTAAGTATATGAGAAAAACCAGTATCGTTATATTAACATTCAATCAGTTGGACGACACGAAGGCGTGTATCGATAGCATTAGAAGATTTACGGAGCGGGGCACCTACGAATTGATTGTCGTCGACAATTTATCCACGGATGGTACACGCGAATGGTTAGCAGAGCAAAGAGATATATTGACCATTTACAATGATGAAAATGTTGGTTTTCCAAAGGGCAATAATATGGGCATTAATGTTGCAGCGGGAGATTCGATTTTATTACTTAACAATAGTGTAATTGTCACGGAAAACTGGCTATCCTTGATGGACGAGTGTCTGTATAGCTCTGATCGAGTTGGCGCAGTAGGACCCATTACGAATAGTGCCTATTCGTACCAAGATCGACCGGTTCATTATAGTTCAGTTGACGAAATGTTACGTTATGCAAGAGCTAATAACATATCTGATGCTAGCAAATGGGAGCCGAGAATCAAGCTAATTGGCTTTGCCATGTTGATCAAGAGAGAGGTTATAGAGCAGATTGGGTTGATGGACGAGCAGTACAGTCCTCGCTTCTGTGAGGATAGTGATTATAGTGTGCGTATCCTCAAAGCCGGTTATCAGTTGATGTTGTGTAACAATGTGTTCATTCATCATAATCCATCAGTGTCGTCTGACATTAGCACGACGACAATGCAGGAGCATTTAACAGAAAGTCGGAACAAATTTCGAGATAAGTGGGGATTCTCCTCAACTTCGGAAATGGATTTGCGTCCAGATCTTCGCAGTCGGATTACGGCGCCTAAAGATAAAGCAATACGGGTACTTGATGTGGGCTGTGCCTGTGGAGCAGCATTGTTGGAGCTGAAATATCATTATCCGAATGCAGAGCTCCATGGAGTCGAGAACAATAGATTTGCAGCAGAGATTGCTAATCTATTCGCTCAAATATATGTAGGGGATGTAGAAGAAGGAACACCTTATACGGATCAGTATTTTGATTATATTCTACTGGGCAATGTACTTGAACAAATTGTTGATCCATTAGCAGTGTTAAAGGAATTGCGTCGTTTACTAAAGCCAGGTGGCGAACTGATCGCTGGAATATTCAACGCGAGCTTTTATCAGAATGTACACCAATTAATGATTGGACGTTGGACCTATACCGATTCTGGTCATATGAGTAAAGCCAATATTCGATACTATACGAAGTTAGAGATTAATGACCTATTCCAGCAAGCTGGATTCTCGAAAATTGACTTTACTGAACTTGTTCCACAGATTAGCGATCAAGATGTTAGATGGATTGAACAAGCGTCGAGGCTTACCCAATCCAATCAATCTCATATGCGAGTCGTGCAATATGTTTGCCAGGTAATGAAGGAAGGCAGTCCAATCAAGGATCAATCAGAAGCGTTCAATAATTTGAATAACGAACAACAAACGAACGAAGCACTAGAATATATCGGTCAGCTTGTGAAGGAAGGGCAAATCGATTGCAGTGACATCATAGAAGCGATCAGTCAATCGAAACTCGAGGATAAACCGCATGCGCTCAATCAATTGGCGGTATATTTCTACAAGGAAGACTTGTTCCTGTATATTATCCCGTTGCTCCAACATGCACTTGTTATGACTCCAGGACATCGTGATTCCATCTACAATATGGCGTTTATCTTGCATAAAGCTGGGGGAAATGATCAGGCGTTGCAATACCTGAATCTGCTCGCACAAGATGATGACGAGACGAAGCAATTGCGTGAGGAAATTATGTCTCAAGAATAA
- the fliB gene encoding flagellin lysine-N-methylase, whose amino-acid sequence MDNRSLQPEYMSQFQCIGAECEDTCCSRWNISVDRETFRKYEKVKDPEMSSRLSEGVILKEVEARRNEQYATMKLHPQTGACAFHDQGLCAIQLKLGEAYLSPTCATYPRKISEIDGLQEISVDLSCPEAARLALLNPEGIAFTYMDRHESPNTLWQARLSTKAHGIPRTLTYVQELRAFSIEIIQDRRYTLEHRLMLLAVFADQVDEAVESNPAIDVGLLIERFRAEVEQGGEMTNVAVFPVNHVFQLKLLNGILLHVIENNLGVNVRYKECLATYLQGIQRIEHGESKDILSLYEAGYKACYESFLHDKQYVLENYLVNTIFSTVFPASVQGKMFDQVYYLGVIYSLIRMQIIGMFLQQHQLGLDDVVKLIQSFTKNFEHSPKFKKEILNKCVQEEATTLGHLSLIVMY is encoded by the coding sequence ATGGACAATCGATCTCTTCAGCCAGAGTATATGAGTCAATTTCAATGTATCGGAGCAGAATGCGAGGATACATGTTGTTCGCGTTGGAACATAAGCGTCGATCGAGAAACCTTTCGTAAATATGAAAAAGTGAAAGATCCGGAGATGTCTAGTCGATTAAGCGAGGGTGTTATTCTGAAGGAGGTAGAGGCTAGAAGGAACGAGCAATATGCTACGATGAAATTGCACCCACAGACAGGGGCTTGCGCGTTCCACGATCAAGGTTTGTGTGCAATCCAGTTGAAGCTGGGGGAAGCATACTTATCCCCAACATGTGCGACATACCCGCGCAAGATTAGTGAGATTGATGGATTGCAAGAAATATCTGTTGATTTATCCTGTCCAGAAGCGGCACGACTAGCTTTGCTGAATCCTGAAGGCATTGCGTTTACCTATATGGATCGTCACGAATCTCCTAATACGTTATGGCAAGCCAGATTGTCGACGAAAGCCCATGGAATTCCACGGACGTTAACCTATGTCCAGGAGCTAAGAGCATTCTCGATTGAAATCATTCAAGATCGCAGGTATACGCTAGAGCATCGACTAATGCTTCTTGCTGTATTCGCTGACCAAGTGGATGAAGCCGTAGAGAGTAACCCGGCGATTGATGTGGGTCTATTGATAGAGAGGTTCAGGGCAGAGGTTGAGCAGGGTGGAGAGATGACGAATGTGGCGGTATTCCCAGTCAATCATGTCTTTCAGCTTAAGCTATTAAATGGCATTTTGCTTCATGTGATCGAGAATAATCTGGGAGTCAATGTTCGCTACAAGGAATGTTTAGCCACATACTTGCAAGGAATACAACGGATCGAGCATGGGGAATCGAAGGATATCCTGAGTCTCTATGAAGCGGGCTATAAGGCTTGCTATGAATCGTTCTTGCACGATAAGCAATACGTACTTGAAAACTACTTAGTCAACACGATATTTTCGACTGTTTTTCCGGCTTCCGTGCAAGGTAAGATGTTCGATCAAGTGTATTACTTGGGTGTAATCTACTCCTTAATTCGCATGCAAATCATTGGGATGTTCTTGCAGCAGCATCAGTTGGGTTTGGATGATGTTGTAAAGCTCATCCAATCGTTCACTAAAAATTTCGAGCATTCTCCTAAATTCAAGAAGGAAATTTTAAATAAATGTGTTCAAGAGGAAGCGACTACATTAGGGCATCTTTCATTAATCGTAATGTATTGA